In Sphingomonas psychrotolerans, the following proteins share a genomic window:
- the fliE gene encoding flagellar hook-basal body complex protein FliE — protein sequence MSAVTAPMSVDRVLALRSQILERNAALSRAQQAPAPTAPEESKPASFTDTFQDAFKSVNQAQAQAGALSEAYERGETIDIAKVMLARQQASVGFEATLQVRNKLLSAYKDIMSMPV from the coding sequence ATGAGCGCCGTCACTGCTCCGATGAGCGTCGACCGTGTTCTCGCGCTGCGCTCGCAGATCCTCGAGCGCAACGCCGCGCTCAGTCGCGCCCAGCAGGCGCCGGCGCCGACCGCACCTGAGGAAAGCAAGCCGGCGAGCTTCACCGATACGTTTCAGGACGCGTTCAAGTCGGTCAATCAGGCGCAGGCCCAGGCCGGGGCGCTTTCCGAAGCCTATGAACGCGGCGAGACGATCGACATCGCCAAGGTGATGCTTGCCCGTCAGCAGGCCTCGGTCGGCTTCGAGGCGACGCTACAGGTCCGCAACAAACTTCTGTCCGCTTACAAGGACATCATGAGCATGCCGGTCTGA